The genomic region CTCCTCTCTTTGACGTGACAGGTATGAGCATCATGAGGACTGGATACTCCCTTAAGCCGCTCTGTCCTATGAGACCTCCGCCAGAACATACTTGAGATGCTGCCTTGTTTGTACAGGCTTTGCGGACAGCTTCGAGCTGGTGGGGAGTCAGTCCTAAGTCAGCAAACATAGCCTCTTGCTCCTCTGTTGGACCACGAGGTCCCTTCCTATCCTCCACTTTGTTCTCCCTCTTAGCAGGATCCTTCCTTGTTGGTGCTTTAGGGCAGAGGAAATAGTGGTGGTCCGCCAGAGTGTCACCCTTTTTACACTCTTCCTTGCGACAGAGGAACTTTGGAGTGCAGGTGCCGTCGATCCCGTGAACATCCAGGCACTTCGTACACGCTTTTACCTTTTTCAGCTGAGCTTTCTTCTCCGACAGATTGGCCTTCCTGAAAGTTTTGCAGCGGAAAAGTCTTCCTCCGTGCTCTTCATCACCACACACAGCACATGGCATCCGCTGATAGTCTCTTTTGACTTCACTTGCTGTAGTCTTAGTGAACGACTTCTTTTCCCTTCTTCTGTCGTCCAGCTTCTCCCGGTAGCTGGGTCTCTCAGGAGCGTTAGCAGGCCAAGGCTTGCTGGGTAGCAATTGCTCCAACCTTACAAGTAATGACTTTTGGTCATCCAGGAACAGCAAGAGCCTGTCGAAACGGTTTCCAGGTTGGACATTGTTATAAGGGTTTCTCACGTACATGAGCCACTCTCTTTTCATGACATCAGGGAGTTTGCTCTCTAAAGACCGAATCACTAGCTGGTTCTGTATAGCGTCTACACACTCCAGGTCCGTGAGGTCCAATACTGCCCTCTCCACTGCTAGGATCAACTCCAACGTCTCTCGTGGCTGGTGATTCTTTACAGCGGGTCGGGACTGCAGCTCTAGTACgatttcttctgctgtttgCGCTTTATCACCATAACGGTTTTCTAGTTCTCTGAAGATATCGTTCGCATTCCTGCAACGCAACAATCTGAGCTCTTTTTTCACAGCCTCGTCTAAACTGTCTAGCAAATGAAGTTTCTTGCATTCTGGTGACCCTGTGGGTTCAGCCTGCACCTGGATACTCTCCCATTCAACTTTCCAACGCCAATAGTCCCTCCTGTCCCCGGAAAACTTAGGTAAACTTATGGGTGTGAGCCTAATCTTAGGTCGGGCCCACTGAGAGCTGTCATTCCCCCCGGCGTACGCACCAGAGCCGCCATGTGTCACACTACTCCCTTGTCCCATGCTAAGATTGACGGGCGGAGCAGGAACACCCAACAGTTGCGGCGTGCTGGTGAGAGCTGGAGGTGAAGCGAAGCTAACGTTGAGTCTACCGTCAGATTGTTGTGACTGCAAGGTAGACCGTGGAACCTGTTGGGGAGTACTTAACATGGCAGTTGCTACATACCTGCTTGGTGGATGACTACTGACAGTAGCAACTTGAGGAGAGCTGGTAATGATGCCTGCCCCAACAGCAGGTATGGACGGAGGTGGGCTCGTAACGTCTACAGGTCCCTGCCTGTCAACAGGTGGAGCGTTGACAGCAGACACAGTGTTAACAGGTGGCATAGCAACGGCAAGGGTTAATGGTTGGGTAAAAGTGATGTTATCAGCAGCTCTAAGGCTATCGCTAGCCGACTCGGCTTGCTCACCAACCGCGTTATCACCTCCcacatcttcatcctcttccttcTCACTTCCATCGCTGTCCCCATCGTTATTGTGCTCTGTGCTgcccctcttctctttctcgTTTTCCCGTCGGCATATCCACTCATCCATCAGTTGCTCCTTGTCCTCTTTCAATGATAAGAAGAGCATCCATTTGTCCTTTCCGTACGGTCGATAGTCTCTCCAATTATACACAGTGTCCCTGAGTACATGGAGTTTCCTCTCTAGTTTGCTGCTTTCAACCCCTTGCTGCGACCATGGCACTATCGTATCTTTCCCACATGCCACAGCCTGAACAAAAGCAGACTTGAACTGCATTACGAGAGTGTCTATTTCTGGCGCTGCATACTTGGACCACAGCACATCCATGATCATGCTGTCAGCGTCAATGTATTTTTGCTCATTGGCATCTCTCTTTGCCAGGGCGTCACGTGACTCACCGTCGTCGCCTGATTGGTCTGTCTGCCCCAGATCGTCGATGTAGTCATTACTGGCATCGAGGAGTTTATCATAATCGTCTTTAAGTCTTTTTAACTCTTCTGACAAATCTGATTCACGTAAACGACCAGCGCTAACGCTAAGGCGGTTTATCCGTGTTGTAAAGTTCCGTTGTGCGTTAGAACGCATCCGCTTTAGACTCTCTAGGTCTGGCTTGACGTCCGCCATTTGTTTCTCCAGGATGTCCCAAGTCTTTAGAAACTTTTAGAAACAAAAGAATCGTTCAAAAGATTCGAATCGTTACCGAGAAAAGAGTCGTTTCAAACGAACGACTCGTCTGCGAACGGCCCGTCACAGACGCGAACACGGCACTTCTTGCTGTCTTTATGATGGGCAGACACGTTGCATACAGTCACGTTTCTGTCAGTGGTAACTCTAAGCACCGTTAGCCTCCTTTAGCTTAGTAATGTAGCAGTACTTCAGCCCAGAAACGGACACCCCATCAGCCCTGCAGCCTCTTCTATCCACACAGCTTTACCTGCAGTTGTGGAAATTGTCCAGCCCAGTAACGGCCCCGTCGGCTCGTGGCCTCGGCTCCTCCGTTACAGTGGCCCCTCAGACAGCCTTTCAGACTCCAAATACGGGTCTCCGGTCCCGACGTTGGTCCTCAATTACGTCCGTTCTCCGCTCGGGGTCCGTGTAATCCTTAGCACGGCTCCGATAACGGTTTACAACTGTCCAGATTTTACTAATCTACCTGCTGTAGGTTAATAAACTCCCCTCTGGAAGGGTTGTCAGAAATGATACGGCGGACAACTCGAGTCTCCTTCTTTTTCCGTTTATTTCACACAATAACGCACACGTGCCAACCGTCACTCGGTGGCTAGAAGTTATAAGACTGTTAATAAATAGCTAATTAGTTAGATAGTTAGAT from Notolabrus celidotus isolate fNotCel1 chromosome 11, fNotCel1.pri, whole genome shotgun sequence harbors:
- the LOC117821299 gene encoding uncharacterized protein LOC117821299, with translation MADVKPDLESLKRMRSNAQRNFTTRINRLSVSAGRLRESDLSEELKRLKDDYDKLLDASNDYIDDLGQTDQSGDDGESRDALAKRDANEQKYIDADSMIMDVLWSKYAAPEIDTLVMQFKSAFVQAVACGKDTIVPWSQQGVESSKLERKLHVLRDTVYNWRDYRPYGKDKWMLFLSLKEDKEQLMDEWICRRENEKEKRGSTEHNNDGDSDGSEKEEDEDVGGDNAVGRDL